The DNA segment gagagagagagagagagagagagagagagacgagagagagattttgtacgCATAAAAAAATGCAGTCACAAATTAACTGCAATATATTGCAATGTCGTGCAAAGCAGATAGATAATGAAGTGGAcctgtttaagagagagagagagcaaagcaaaGAAACATCTTGTCCACATGCAAATGCAGCGTCATCAACTAACTCCAATACTGCAATATTGCAAAAGAAGGGGACAAAGTATGGAGAAGTGTGggacttatgagagagagagagagagagagagaagttaaataaaatatttacctaAAAGAACATTTCGCCCTAATGTTTCCCGTGGATGGAGGATTCGAACAGCCAATGTTTATAAGAGTCAATATATACCCATTCATTTCTTGTTTGGAGATCTTGGCTGGATCAAAATGcgattattttttgctttttaacaGGAGACGAAAAATTGAGACTGACTTCGTGTCAGGAGAGGTCAGTTTGCTTTGTTACTGGAGCCTCGATGGGaattcaatgaataaataaatggaaaacaaaataagtaaaataaactacactgatgaataaataagtgaataaataaataaataaaaaaataaacagataaaattaaTGGATAGGTAAGCTTATGATAAATAAACTGATTTTAAGAAATTgacgaatgaataaataaataatttcgtaaattgatgaataaaaaacaatcataaatttaataaataaataaataaacagaggaaTAGAGAGAAACAAGAGACTTTCTACAGAAAACGACCAAAACAAaggccttccattcttcttcttcacagcCCAGGACCGAAATGAGAGCAGATCACGCAAACACGAATAGAAAATTGCCAATGCAAATtacactcactcaaaacacacacgctctctctctctctctctctctctctctctctctctctctctccttccttccgccACCTGTGCTACTTTTGGCGTCGCTTGGCCACTTTTCCTCACGAGGGATCGATCACGTGTTTCTCAAGGCCGCTAGTTCTCTGTAAATCTCGGGCAACAGAGAATGACTTGCTGTTACGACAGGTCTGTTCGTCACCCGAAATATTATATACGGCTATGATGAGGACGATCGTAGTTTTGGGTAGTAGTGATGGAAGGTTAAGCCTTCATTTTTTCGAGGGGAGGGGTGAGGTCAGGGGTGGACATCCCTAGTAAGAGGGCACTATGGAGCTGCTTTTAATTCCTGTCTAAATCGGCAACGGAATCTGGTTATTCTCGCGCGTTCAAAAGGAAAGTTTGCGCAGAGGTCATCACAGAAAAATCAgcttaaatgtttttgtattgtatAAATGTCTGCTTTTTTCTCTaataattcattttgaaacaCTAAAAAATTGAAAcccgaaaaaaagttttttaaccTTTAGACTTTGTGTATAGACGACTTAGAAATACATGTGCACAAATCAACGTTGGCTATATTTTAGTTATGTCAATATATCCCTTAAACCAAAATAAGCATTCTTAATATGGagtattgatttttatttccaCAAATAACATTGACCATTAGACCTTGTGTATAAATAACTTGGATATATATGCACAAACGCACATTATCTACAAATTCTACCAAATGTCAACATGTTCCTACAATCTAGATAAGCATTCTTAACAGGAACTATctgattttattcataaatgacctaaaaaaaaatatatgcatatagacaATAGCTTAATCTCTTGGTTAAATGTCCATATTTTCGAAATACTATCTAAAAGGTTTTCATTCACTTATAAGTCACTTATGAGAGTTTTGCCTCTAGTGAAAACAAATTGAATTGGTTTTGTATTCATGCAAAAGATGTTATAAGTTAACCCACTTAACATTCCCAGGTCGATATGTGAagattatcaataaaaatattatttcaggATTTGGGAAAAGCGGTGGTAAAAAAAGCTGGTTACGCTGTTGTCAAAGCCCACAGTAGGTGTTTGAaaatcaagttattattattattattattattattttattattattattattattattacttattattattttatttttattttctttggtagaagaccctcttttaggcaaatgctgttaaaaaggatggcagaaaaCCTAAGGACGacccccggcccgaactgaactacgcatacggaataataccggcactgacgacgacccctgcttgacctggacctgatatcttgttctaataaaagatccttcagcatttataattttgaaaattcccaatatgaatattggccagttactcaaaaacatcgctgagcctgagaagcgaattgtaaggaaaatagaaaaaacaatatataaaatcaactcgcttaattctgccatccttttaaacagtattattattatattatgttattattattattattattattattattattattaattattattattattattagttattattattattattattattattattattattatttttattattcagaaaacgaaccttattcatatggaacaatcccaccactgGGGCCACAAAGACCTAAGTATgagaaggtaaaggaaaatacagaaagaagagatatcactcattaaaaagaaaaacataacgattaaaatttatatacattacaAAGTCATTACTTTATAGGAATTAGacaaagtatatacatacatccagcgTGCAAATTTGTGTATGGAATATAAACGAAGGCTTATATTGATGATAAACCAAGAAAATACGCCGACCATTTGCTCATTCACCACTAACGAGACTTCAAAAATGAACAGTTGATGTAAACAAATGACGTCACACGATTCGTCATTGCGATTGTTTGTGTATCGTGTGACCAACAAACTCTTCAGTCAATCACTCCAATGGAACAGATGGGAACAATCGGCCGGCACGGGGACAGGACacgaaaatagaataataataataatacaataataatatatcagaaaacagagatctgttagagagagagagagagagagagaagagagagagagagagagagagagagagagaaatattttcccAGAACAGAAATATGAGAGTGAATGATAAGCAGACAAATGTGAACGTGacggagatatttatatataaataaactttaccCGGTTATATGCCAGAAATAGATATCGTCCTTGGATGCATGAATCGAGGTTAACCTTTAGGACAGTAATAATGGGTAACAGACACAGGAGCGAATCAGTTAGGTCACGAAATGAGTGACAGGATCAAGGGAAAGGGAATCATTCGTGTGGAAGAGAAAGCAATTTCCAAAAGCAGAGAAACATTCAAAAAGCGCAGCAGGACGACTGATGATCGACACCAAAGAATCGATTTGCAGTTCCAGCGATATTTTGTCCTCTTCGGGTCAAAGGTGAAACTCTTCTCTAATCTGCGGTTAGATATTTTCAGTAAAGAGCAAGATAAGGAAACAGAAAGTCTTGCATTGAATAACAAGagttattcaatttctttataaaatattttaaaaagcagGAGTTATTcatgttcattaaaaagaaaaatgtctaaAAACAAACTCCCCACTCATTTCAATTGAAATCGATTATACATAATCATTATACTCATGACTAAACTGAAATAGATTACACATAAAAATGACGACTGTCATTACAGTAatgacatcacgagagacgaggTCTCCCTTCAGGAACTGCCATAATAACACTTTTAATGGGACTTACTATTCATCTTGTCAGTGATGGCTCGTAGCAATGTGCTTGTCCCCTGTTCATTGCTCATTGCTTTGGGGAAATGAGATGTCTGTGGTTATATTAGAGTCTGGTATTGTTATTGGGCTGTGGTGTGTGCATgtctgtatgtaagtatataaatgtgtgtatttatatacacaattatgtacatatattcgaAACTGTATATTACTCataagaataaaatagaaatgctgaaaaaattattattatttatttcgtttCCCTTTGGCTTCTTAGAAACCGAAAACTTTCTTTCTAGAAAGTTTGGTCGCTCTCTCCCGAGGACTGGGACTTTCAATGACGACTAACTTTCTTCCGATAAGCTTTCTCCCAAATGAAAAGTatcgggccagagagagagagagagagagcagtctcatcccagcataaaaattgtctaagcgaagaagatgaagaagaagaagaagatgaagaagaagaagaagaagaagaagaagtagaagtagaagtaagaagaagaaggaggaggagcccATTAGTCGTTTAATTCGAAACAAGCAGATACAATTTAGCTGAGGCTGACGACAGCCTCCAGATCTGTGCTTTCCTGGATTCCCATTCCAGAGAGTGGAATAATTCCATCCTATTCCAGAGACTTGAATAATTCCAGTACCACAAGAGGAATGCTGGACACTGACccatttcatttacatattccGTCACCGACAATATGTCAGCATGAAGggaatgcctgagagagagagtgagagaaacagagagatgagagagagagagacgagagagagagagagagagagagagagagagagagagagagatcccaaagGCACTCATATAGAGGATTATCGATGACATTAATCCTGTGATCGTGTCTATTGTATTTCGTAAACTTTGAAAACAAAGGTTTAATGATTCGCAAAAATCCCTTCACATTTTGGGGTCAACagctgaacataaaaaaatgacaaaacaaagTTTGTTCTGTCACTCGAGTTATCTGTCTATATCAGAATTCGTGATGAAGATAGATAGTATATCATATAGAGCAAAGGCCAATTATATCTTAGTTCtctttttaagttattcttatttTCGGAACTGCcaaataaatgttgaaaaattaccaaacacacacacacgcatgaacGCAcgaaagcacgcacacacacacacacacacacacacacacacacacacacacatatatatatatacatatatatatatattattaatatataatatatatatatatatatatatatatatatatatatatatcatatatatatatatatatatatatatatatatatatatatatataactagtcttacttttaaataaaataatttcctatAATCATATAACTGTAGTAgcgttccactctctctctctctctctctctctctctctctctctctctctccccatccctaAACCATTGTCTATCTGTAGTTTACACAACGCACAATTCCAGGATATTCATTTATAGCTGACTGCACAGGACTTAATTGGGTTGACGCTTTTTCAAATGGTCGATTCCAGCGGGTACTTCTAATCCCAAaacgcgtatgtatgtatataatgtagttCCTCAAGCGGTGCTCTTTTCTTAAAAGAAGATCTTtctaatataacacacacacacacacacacacacacacacacacacacatatatatatatatatatatatatatatatatatatatatgccacctcGGAGTCCGTCCATTTATCATGACAAATACTATCTGGAAAATATGTCCCACACTGGTTGGAACTATCTAGATTCACAGAAAAGCTAAATACTTGATAAGAAAtattgaaagaagaaaacaagactTATTTTCACACATGGCAGAAAGAGAACCACACAAAGTTGGATCTTAATATCTTCTGTTGTTTTCTGCCTCAACGACAATAAGATTTGTCGCCTGAACTCTGCTGCCGACAAGGTCCTGTTCCTCCTCTCGATATTTcaggacaagagagagaagagagcgagagagagagagagagagatgagagagagagagatacagtagttatcttcccagatcgcctaTAAAGTTTAAATGTTGATTTAAAACGAGCAATTTCCTTCCAGTTTAGTCAGTTTCATTTCGTAATAAATCCTGAGGTCACTTTCGAGTCCAGAGGCCCTTGGGGTCACTCTCCCCAAATCTCTCTCCCCACAAATCATCTCTGATGACACAATCTCATAAATGGTTTCATGGCCTCGGTTGTAGCCAAAGGAAATGACAATGACATAAGATATGAAGCTCTGGAAATCGCCCTTTGAAATTCGCCTCATTTGATTGGGAGGTTCCGCTGGAATTTCTCTGCTTTCGTCAGATTAGGATTCATTTAaactttctgtaaaaggaaactattgtacAGCGTTGTCTGTCCATtaacacttttctgtccgcccttagatcttaaaagctacagaggctagagggctgcaaatttctatgttgatcatccaccctcccatcgtcaaacatatcaaattgcagccctctagcctcagtaccttttattttatttgtggtttaatttagtcataatcgtgcgtctgccaaCGATATAGGTCAAACCACTACCAGGGAGTGGTTAGTTAAAGTTTTTATTGGGTTTCCTTgggcgactcatacagcattataccaagaccactgaaaggtagatctattttcggtggcctttatAACACGCTGTaccggctgtacagaaaactcgactgcggcGAAGAAACCTTTgccgcattttttttacttatctttcaaaaaatgtttttttgttttttctctcagtCGTGGATATTCGTAGTTGGTGATCGTCACTTGTTCAGAAACTATCAAActcaaaagtaaaaaagtaaaataataaaataaaataaaatagtcaaCTATTTTCCCGAATATAATCAACCATTTTCTTTAGATCGGAAGATAGGACTGCCAGCCAGCGTCCAATATTGAAGATGCTTCCACCTGATCTTTTCCTTGGTTATGtcagcaattttctttttttaatttctataactTCTGTTGCTGACTATacataatatacgtacatacacacagacatacgctcacatttatatatatatatatgtatatatatatatatatatatatatatatatatatatatataatatatatatatatatatatatatatatatatatatatatatatattatatatatatatatatatgtatatatatatattatatatatctatatatatatatatatatatatatatatgtgtggtgtgtgtgtgtgtgtgtgtgtgtgtgtgtgtgagagagagagagagagggagagagcgagttTAGTCTAGTCTGCCCCAAATTTAATCaacgacgaaataaaaaaaatattcggaAGAGCAATAAAGAACTTCTGTTCTCCCGTTGCAGCCTCCAGCAATTCCTCTCCCGTTTCCTCCCTCGAGATGATTTGTAATGCGATATCAGCAGCACTCAGACTAGGAGATGTCTGTTACCCCAAgagaagaatatgaagaagaagaggaggagaaggagaaggagaaggagagaggaggaagaaggaagagaagagaaggaggagggggaggaggcagTGTTACCATCCATCCGAGCTAATTGGCTAAGCATCTCTAGTTTTAATCTTCTCCCAACTTTTACGCTTTtagtccttccttcctttcttctacGTCCTCGAGTGGCACAAAAACGCCCATGTTACTCTCGATCTTTGGCTCATATAAGGCGGAGATCGGAGCTTTGGTATGTTTCACCCAGAAACGAATGGCAAGAGTTATTTTGTCGGTTCTTCTTATATCCCTAGCGCTTAGATTTCCGTTCTTTATAACTTGTGGGAACACGTGAttcagattatataaaaaaaaaggagagagagagagagagagagagagagagagagagagagagagagatcgtctgtGGAAGACAATTCAATCATGATTTATTACCCTTCTTCCTTATCGAAGAAGAAACATATCCAGAACCCCTTTCAGTGTCTCCCCAGCAGCGCCTGAGGAGGGAGGGAAGTCAGAAGCTCCTGGCCATCATTTGGGACAGAATTCATACAAACTTGATGATAACTCAAAGTTGAAGTTCCGGGTGGAGTGTCGGGTATGGTGTGGGTGGGGTGTGGATGAGGAGTGGGGTATGAGGTGATATGGTGGGGAGATGGTGTGTGGGGTGGGATAGGGTGGGTATGGGATGTGTAGTTTTTGAGTGGGTTGGGGTAAGAGTGTAGAGGTTGCAGGGTGTGAGGTGGGGATGGATtgtggggtcggggtggggtgtGGGCCGAGCGTGAGTGGGATGTGGGGCATGAGGTGTGGGGAACTGCGAGGTGGATGTAGGGGTTATGAGTGTGGGAGTGGGGTGAATGTTGGGATGTGGGGGCTGTGGGGGGTAGGGGTGTGGGAAGTTGGGGGATAGGAGGAATGGATAAGAGCTGAATATTGAACCCTTGTAAAAAATCatctttgataaaagaaaaaatgcctGAAGTCTGAAacagttattttccttttcatcttcaaCTTTGTTCTTCTGATGGAAATATCATTTTGATCACCGGCGACAATAAACAATGCTTTGATATTTCTTtggatattattgctgttattactgGTCTTGATAtagatgaactctctctctctctctctctctctctctctctctctctctctctctctctcttaatccgtTTTAAAGCTCTAAAGTCTAAACTGTCCCAGTTTATTCCTGAACGCTCTTTGCCTCTGTTTGCAGTCCCATTCCCTACGGAGTCCACCTTTGAAAAACTCAGTGTTGGAATACCGCTTTTCATCCAGCGTCACTTCTAGCACATCTCCTGGACTGGAAACCGTTGGCGTTATTCGTGTAGTTCCATCACTAACATTGTTACTCCTTTATTGTTGGTCTTTTCGCTGGAAACTTGATCCACTTGTgtctggaaactggaaaggtaTTGATGGAATTACCCCTCGTGCTTCTTTGAGCTGTTGGGGAAATGGTTTCCAGGGATGGGgggtttaaataaattattttgttggAGGAAAATCTCTTCGCAAAGAGGATGAGGATTTGTGGTTAATTCGACTAGAATCGATGATAAGACACCGTTGGGCAGAGAGGACATTGTTTTGAACATAAAGGGGCGTTTCACCTGAATTATTGCGTCATCACACTGTTACGACTTTGTGGGATTCGTGATATGTCATAGGGGAACTCTTGTATAAGTGTACGTATTtttgtgcgcgtgcgtgtgtatgtttacaGAGTATAGCTGCTTGTTGGTTTATGagtggttttatgtatatatttttaaatagttcTCAGTTACTGATAGTGACAAGTATGATGAATCCTGAGCCATCATGTTTCCCATAAAGTATAGCTTAGTTGGTAATATATTGTATTATGCGtgattttatattcaatatttcaaAGTTGGGAATCATCAGTGATTCTattgcaacatctctctctctctcattctactcAAAACCAAGCgagtcacgttgccgacctgatcaCGAGAAGATTGAAAATCTACTCCcgctcgtacatacatatacctttcgttttaagatatatatttattggaaATGGAATAGATATATCCTCACCATCgagtgggcaatcgtttttattgttttataggctgatatatgtatttatgtataaatatatacataatatatatatatatatatatatatatatatatatatatatatatatatatatatattatataaagagagagagagagagagaggagatgagacgagagagagagagagagagatataatataatctatatactatataatatatatataaataatatattattatatatatatatatagtatatataatataccggtCATTTCCCGCTACCCGACAAcacgatttcttcatatttctttgaagttggatctcaaggctttatAGTGACATTCATACACACAAAGAACTGCGATAGAGAGGAACTAAAGAAATATTGGATGATTAGAGAAATGTGACAATCTCTCCCCAACTATGAGTAAGAGATTCAGTGTCTACTCACCTAACGGAAGAACATCCCAATGAATACAGGTGGAAAGTTAACAAAGAATATGAATttggaaaaatagataaaaagcggAAATCCAGGCGTCTTTCACCGAGAAAGGAGGAATGAgagaaaaagacaaattaaacgaaatacaaagaaagaaacaaaggaaggaaggaaagaagaaggtaGCCGCCATTAGAGCAATAAAAGGATTATTTGATATAAAATGATCTTctgtgaaatgaaaagaaaaacacaaatcgTTCATTACCTTGATCTCTTTGGAAGTCTAATCACTCTCCATTacagttagtctctctctctctctctctctctctctctctctctctctctctctctctctcctgtttataaTTGTCTGtcgtttttttatttccctttgaaACATCTCGACTACAAAGGATTCAGTGTGGGGATTATACGAATGGgacgaagaaaatgaagaagaaaagaaagaaaatggattAACTTTGTGGTTTAGGATGTATTTCGGTGATTCTGGGGATTTAAAGGTTCTTTTTGTGGGGCCAATACTGTCAAAAGTCATTActtttttattggaaaatttttaaaaatgatattgaatGGGAGAAGATGAAtggatttggagagagagagagagagagagagagagagagagagagagagagagagagagagagaaccgtcatCAGAAAACAATCTATCTTGTGGGTTTATGGATTTTTGAGACCCGAGTTGCCTCAAAGGTTGAAGTATTTCCTCATCCTTCAGAATGACACTGcaagcagatatattatatatcaggtgAACACAACATTCTGCCTCAacattctataaatatattatatatatatatatatatatatatatatatatatatatatatatatatatatatatattatatatatataaatgttgctttaataataattatgcttCACTACAATTAATGTGAAGATCGAGCTAGTTTTCTAAACAgagtattgttcatttttatattttaaagcttttatatatatatatatataaaagctgaaTTAAgcagaaagatagaaaaaacCTTTTGTTCTACTAAATTCTCACACTGCAACTGTTAATGGAAAATTAatttgagagagcgagagagagagagagagagagagagagagagagagagagagaaatactcatTATGGAGTATGAACAGTTTTCTCACAGAACCAACGTTTTCAGGAAATTACTGAATTCagacaaagataaacaaatgttCGCAGTTCCTTTATGGATTTTAATCCCGGATAAAACTCTAAAACGACAATATTGGGCGtattttacacaaaataaaattcataaagatataaatattgcAAAACATGATTATCTTTATATTCATATACTTTTCAAGATTCATAATATTTGATGAATTGTTCACTACAATCATACTTTTATCAACTAGAAATAATTTATGGAAGCTGAAATgctacatacttttttttattccttttattattgaattCCCATGATTTAAA comes from the Macrobrachium nipponense isolate FS-2020 chromosome 34, ASM1510439v2, whole genome shotgun sequence genome and includes:
- the LOC135208120 gene encoding uncharacterized protein LOC135208120; the encoded protein is MTRSTLIHPITPPKYSHSPIHSHNHLHSPNHSPNYSILPFTPQLLASTLNITPIYFPNYSYTSNHSHRTIPPITSPTTPPTTPIRPSTRPTTPIPPITPTHSPNAPTSQHSPHSHTHNPYIHLAVPHTSCPTSHSRSAHTPPRPHNPSPPHTLQPLHSYPNPLKNYTSHTHPIPPHTPSPHHITSYPTPHPHPTHTIPDTPPGTSTLSYHQVCMNSVPNDGQELLTSLPPQALLGRH